A single window of Pseudomonadota bacterium DNA harbors:
- a CDS encoding archease, producing MKKNKPEEQKYNIIDHEADIGLEVYGKSLEELFINAVTGLFSLIVDAKDVQPEKGKRFDTNGNGETLIVFLNELLYMWDVEGFIPKEYALKIDNNRLTGTVIGGIFDPAKHTAKQEVKAVTYHGFSITQNKNGFKARIIMDV from the coding sequence TTGAAAAAAAACAAACCGGAAGAGCAAAAATACAACATCATCGATCATGAAGCCGATATTGGATTAGAGGTATATGGAAAATCGCTGGAAGAGCTTTTTATCAATGCCGTTACGGGACTTTTCTCGTTGATTGTTGATGCAAAGGATGTACAGCCCGAGAAGGGGAAAAGGTTCGACACAAACGGGAACGGCGAAACACTCATCGTTTTCCTCAATGAACTTCTGTATATGTGGGACGTGGAAGGGTTCATCCCAAAAGAATATGCTTTAAAGATAGATAACAACAGGCTTACAGGCACTGTAATAGGGGGAATATTTGACCCTGCCAAACATACAGCAAAGCAGGAGGTAAAGGCCGTTACCTATCATGGATTTTCAATCACACAGAATAAAAATGGTTTCAAGGCAAGGATTATAATGGATGTGTAA
- the cobO gene encoding cob(I)yrinic acid a,c-diamide adenosyltransferase, with amino-acid sequence MKKEKGLIVVFTGDGKGKTTAALGIALRASGRGMNTLMIQFIKEDGKSGEQSVCPSLIKNIEIYPFGMGFIFHGDDPRPQMEIIEKAWFFMEEMLETKKYNILVLDELNVALSLDLFPIRKVTDFLRKKDSALHVIITGRDAPAELLELADIVTEMKEIKHIFKAGAKPAIGIDY; translated from the coding sequence ATGAAAAAGGAAAAAGGCCTTATTGTCGTTTTCACTGGTGATGGCAAGGGCAAAACCACGGCAGCTCTGGGGATTGCGCTCCGTGCAAGCGGTCGCGGCATGAATACCCTTATGATTCAGTTCATAAAGGAAGATGGGAAATCAGGCGAACAGAGCGTATGCCCGTCACTTATCAAAAATATAGAGATATATCCCTTCGGGATGGGTTTCATATTCCACGGAGATGATCCGAGACCACAGATGGAAATAATTGAAAAGGCCTGGTTTTTTATGGAAGAGATGCTTGAAACAAAGAAATACAATATACTTGTTCTCGATGAACTCAATGTAGCGCTCAGCCTCGATCTTTTTCCAATAAGAAAGGTTACGGATTTTCTCCGGAAAAAAGACAGCGCTCTCCACGTAATTATCACCGGAAGGGACGCACCGGCAGAACTCTTAGAGTTAGCTGATATTGTTACAGAAATGAAGGAGATAAAACATATATTCAAAGCCGGGGCGAAGCCAGCAATCGGTATTGATTATTGA
- the pyrF gene encoding orotidine-5'-phosphate decarboxylase yields the protein MDPKEKLIFALDVEHFEEAQKLVMEYREHVGMFKVGKQLFTHCGPKIVDFINMKNSKVFLDLKYHDIPNTVSKAAIEAAKLGVDMFNVHTMGGLAMMRDAKAALVNTAKKLQLQRPKIIGVTVLTSMDDETLAGMGINITVNQLTKNLALLAKEAGLDGVVAGGSEIEMIRELCGNDFIIVMPGIRLDDRKDDQKRTITPKEAILRGATYIVLGRAVRDSENPHALFEKIYKDIDNALSH from the coding sequence ATGGACCCAAAAGAAAAACTAATCTTTGCCCTCGATGTAGAACACTTTGAAGAAGCCCAGAAGCTTGTTATGGAATACAGGGAGCATGTGGGCATGTTCAAGGTGGGCAAACAATTGTTTACCCATTGCGGTCCAAAAATCGTAGATTTTATTAACATGAAAAATTCGAAGGTCTTTTTAGACCTTAAATACCACGATATACCCAATACCGTCTCGAAAGCAGCCATAGAGGCAGCAAAACTCGGGGTCGATATGTTCAACGTTCATACCATGGGCGGCCTGGCCATGATGAGGGATGCAAAAGCAGCCCTGGTGAATACTGCAAAGAAACTGCAACTCCAGAGGCCAAAAATTATAGGTGTTACTGTTCTCACGAGTATGGATGATGAAACGCTTGCAGGGATGGGTATCAATATAACGGTAAACCAATTAACAAAGAATCTTGCGCTCCTTGCAAAAGAGGCAGGCCTTGACGGTGTGGTTGCCGGGGGAAGCGAGATAGAGATGATACGGGAACTGTGCGGAAATGACTTTATTATTGTAATGCCAGGGATTAGGCTGGACGACAGGAAAGATGACCAGAAGCGGACAATAACGCCAAAAGAGGCTATTCTTAGAGGCGCAACGTACATTGTCCTCGGCAGGGCAGTCAGGGACAGCGAAAATCCGCACGCGCTTTTTGAAAAAATCTATAAAGATATCGACAATGCCCTATCTCATTGA
- a CDS encoding RNA methyltransferase has translation MPYLIDKSSILDVIRNNPEYVRRLWIEKGFEGVSQEVIKESKRQGVPFKIIPGDAFLRKFRDTKSHIVLEKEGMLYTDQDVLLNEIRQGKANTLCAFDGIYDPQNLGNIIRSAACMGVDAIIIPKDRSCGITDTVVNISKGGIEHIRIVKVVNLARYIDEMKDAGVFCYGLDEDSEAPLFDIDLKGRICLVFGSEEGLRRLTKEKCDAIAKIPTKEAFPSLNVATCFAISVYEVVRQNSKANIK, from the coding sequence ATGCCCTATCTCATTGATAAAAGCAGCATCCTTGATGTTATCCGTAATAATCCTGAATATGTGCGCAGGCTCTGGATAGAAAAAGGCTTCGAAGGAGTATCCCAGGAGGTCATCAAGGAGTCGAAAAGACAGGGCGTACCGTTCAAGATTATCCCGGGAGATGCGTTTCTGAGGAAATTCAGAGACACCAAATCACATATTGTCCTTGAAAAGGAAGGCATGCTTTATACTGACCAGGATGTGTTACTCAATGAGATAAGACAGGGAAAGGCAAACACCCTGTGTGCCTTTGACGGAATCTATGACCCTCAGAACCTCGGAAACATCATACGAAGCGCTGCATGTATGGGCGTGGACGCCATCATTATTCCCAAGGACCGGTCATGCGGGATCACAGATACCGTTGTTAATATTTCGAAGGGTGGTATTGAGCATATCAGGATTGTTAAAGTGGTTAACCTTGCACGGTATATCGATGAGATGAAGGATGCGGGCGTCTTTTGTTATGGCCTTGATGAGGACAGTGAAGCCCCCCTCTTTGATATAGACTTAAAAGGACGCATCTGTCTGGTATTTGGCAGTGAAGAAGGGTTAAGGAGACTCACAAAAGAGAAATGCGATGCCATAGCAAAAATCCCGACAAAAGAAGCCTTTCCGTCCCTCAACGTAGCCACCTGCTTTGCCATCTCTGTCTATGAGGTGGTGAGACAAAACTCAAAGGCGAACATCAAATAG
- a CDS encoding Nramp family divalent metal transporter has translation MRKLIILLSLIGPAIITSNIDNDAGGIAIYSIAGARYGYNLLWTLIPTIFLLIIYQEMSSRMGVVTGKGLADLIRENYGIKTAFWVMVCLFFTNLGNTMAEFSGWAASMELFSISKYVSVPLGAFFVWYLVRRWNYSIFEKIFLFVCLIYLTYIFSAFLAKPDWNEVMIKTVTPSIQWNMDYLIIIVSIIGTSITPWQQFYLQSVVVEKGLNEKDLWAARFDVIFGSIMMGVVAYFIIVACGATLFPAGIKIDSAEEAALSLKPLAGKYAYILFAVGLANASLFSACILPLVTTYYICEAMGWEAGVGKSFKEAPQFSFIFTSILVIAVAIVLIPNLPLIKVMWFSQIINCLLLPVILIYMLQLINNKELMGEYKNSMWVNIVSYFSTLMLIVLSVILLYNTIIGVFR, from the coding sequence ATGAGAAAGTTGATTATATTACTTTCCCTTATAGGGCCTGCGATTATCACCTCAAACATCGATAATGATGCCGGTGGTATTGCTATTTACTCTATTGCAGGGGCGCGGTATGGATATAACCTGCTGTGGACTTTAATCCCCACCATATTTCTTCTTATTATATATCAGGAGATGTCGTCAAGGATGGGGGTTGTGACCGGCAAGGGTCTCGCCGATCTTATACGTGAGAATTATGGCATAAAAACTGCCTTCTGGGTCATGGTATGTCTTTTTTTTACGAACCTTGGGAATACTATGGCTGAGTTTTCAGGGTGGGCAGCGAGCATGGAGTTATTCAGCATAAGTAAATACGTTTCTGTGCCATTGGGGGCTTTTTTTGTATGGTATTTAGTGCGAAGGTGGAATTACAGCATATTTGAAAAGATATTTCTTTTTGTTTGCTTGATATATCTAACGTACATTTTTTCGGCATTTCTGGCGAAGCCTGACTGGAATGAAGTGATGATCAAGACGGTGACCCCCTCTATTCAATGGAATATGGATTATCTGATTATCATTGTGAGCATTATCGGTACATCTATTACCCCGTGGCAGCAGTTTTATCTCCAGTCCGTTGTGGTTGAGAAGGGATTGAACGAGAAGGACCTCTGGGCAGCAAGGTTTGACGTCATTTTCGGGTCAATTATGATGGGGGTCGTTGCATATTTTATTATCGTTGCGTGTGGAGCAACGCTCTTTCCGGCAGGCATCAAGATAGATTCGGCAGAAGAAGCTGCCCTCTCATTGAAGCCGTTGGCCGGGAAATATGCCTATATCCTCTTTGCCGTTGGTCTGGCGAATGCATCATTGTTTTCAGCATGCATCCTCCCGTTAGTAACGACTTACTACATATGTGAAGCAATGGGGTGGGAGGCAGGTGTAGGCAAGAGCTTTAAGGAGGCCCCTCAATTCAGTTTTATTTTTACCTCCATCCTTGTAATAGCTGTTGCAATCGTTCTGATACCGAATTTGCCCCTTATAAAGGTCATGTGGTTTTCACAGATAATAAACTGTCTGCTTCTGCCGGTCATATTGATATATATGCTGCAACTCATTAATAACAAGGAGCTTATGGGGGAGTACAAGAATTCCATGTGGGTAAACATAGTATCCTATTTCAGCACACTCATGTTGATTGTCTTGAGTGTTATACTCCTTTACAACACAATTATTGGTGTTTTTCGGTAG
- the ssb gene encoding single-stranded DNA-binding protein yields MSNVNKVILIGRLGADPELRYTTDGTSVATFNMATTETWKDKGGNKQEKTEWHRVVAWRRLGEIAGEYLKKGRLVYIEGRIRSREYDAKDGTKRKVFEIEATDMKMLPSGTASDRDEKTTSGFKKERTEEGFVPEVEEDDLRM; encoded by the coding sequence ATGTCAAATGTAAATAAAGTAATACTTATAGGCAGGCTTGGAGCAGACCCGGAACTCCGCTACACAACGGATGGTACATCTGTTGCTACCTTTAACATGGCAACAACGGAAACATGGAAAGACAAGGGTGGCAACAAACAGGAAAAAACAGAATGGCACAGGGTAGTTGCCTGGAGAAGACTGGGTGAAATTGCAGGGGAATATCTCAAAAAAGGCAGGCTTGTCTATATAGAGGGGAGAATCCGGTCTCGTGAGTATGATGCAAAGGATGGAACCAAAAGAAAGGTATTCGAAATTGAAGCAACAGATATGAAAATGTTGCCATCCGGGACAGCATCCGACAGAGACGAAAAAACAACCTCCGGGTTTAAGAAGGAACGCACTGAAGAGGGATTTGTGCCGGAAGTCGAAGAAGATGACTTACGCATGTGA